The DNA segment GGATTCTCTTGCTTGGAGCTCTAGTGATGAACTCATGCTCGGTGATGCCAAGGAAGGTGTTGATGGAAGAAGACATCCATGGAGGAGGCCAAGCGCAGGTGGAGCAAGGAGAGGAAAGTTTTGGCTACTCTAATACCAACACCAATAACCATCATGCCATACCCAGAGATCAGTACAACAACTGGGTGAATAGTCCAGGGTATACGCCGGGAGATGGCGGAAATGTCGGTGGCACAGGATGAAGCCATGGTTCCTGAAACTACGGTTGGAGTAAAGCAGCATGTGAGATGCCATACGTGCTAAGAGTACATGAATAGGTTACAGGTGCGTAGACCACGCATGGATGTCAACGCCTGCTCTGTGAACCTTACGCCCTTCCGTAATATAAaaacaacctctctctctctctctctctctctctctctctctctctctctctctctctctctatctctctacaCAGACACACGGAGGTCAAGGTTTGTAGAAAGAAGTTAATAATACGAAGGAAAAGAAGTTGATACTATCATGCCGAATTAACTATTTACAAGCATCATCAAGCAAAAATGCATATATCTGTCTTTTCTCGAGATCGTTTCTCCTCAAATCTTGGTTTGTATTGACAAATTCTTGATAGCGATCTGGCGTTGAAAGATGTATTTTACTGAATGATTAACCCAAGAAAATAGTGAATTCAGTGATGATTGACTATAACTTCGCATGCAATTCTCCACAATATGTGATATTATTTGCAACTTCTAAAGCTTCGTTTAAGCTTTCGGTTTCCTTTTTCTTCAAGCATGAGATCTGAGCTGTTCTTATTGATCTTACGATACATAGCAAGTACTTGATACATCTGGACTTCACACAACCTTAGCTGATTCAAACTACACTCGAAGATTGCATTTTATGAGTTAAAATCTACTCCTTCAAAGTATTTCATGTACTTGTGGGAGAAAAAATTGCACTCATTTCTTTATTCAACTTCCATCCAATCTGAATGCAAGCAAAGCATATGCCATCATAGACGAAATGGAAACATTATCATCATCTGAGATAACTATTGCATTCATGGTAGTGAATCATTTCTCATGTACCAAACTTACAAATGAATCGGCAGCAATTTAAACTCCGACATGGTGTCAGGCCGAAGGCCTTTCTCACCATATAATCAGGTTCTATGTGTTTAATTTGAGCTATTACTTTCGGGTTGAGACGAATTATACATCCAACAAATCTCGTTCTGGCCATACCGAACAGAATACATCGACTATGAAGTCGTTGGCTCGCTTGCTGGATCAGCGAGGTAGTATCACCATACCAACTATCTTATGCTAGCACACGTTCTGACCTCCTAAGTTATTCTTCTCTGGTACATATGAATCCTTGTGCGAACCACCAGAAACTGTTAGCATGTCACTGGTGCAGCTCCAAGAGCCTCTCAGCAATTATTTGCATCTACTACTTCACTCTCCTTTGTTCTTCCAGTGTCACATCTTGCTCTCTTTTCCTTTCCCTGAGTAAAGATAAGAGTAAACTTAGCCCATTCAAGATATAATAAAAATGACAGGAACAAAGAAATTTTGGTAAAACATGAATAGAAAGAGATCCAATTAGGAATTAGATAGATGAAAAGAGtccaaaagaaaaatatcaaagtGGAAGTAAAGCAAAAGGCAACGAGGAAGAAACAAGCCAAGACATCCACAGCGGCATGCACTTAGGATTCAAGATGTGGATGAAGTGTGAGATAAATAGATTTCCATTTCCATGAATAAAAACTCGAGTCTATGAACCTGTCTGATCTGTCCTGCTCCATTTATCCTATAGAAGACGATCATCATAGGATAAGCTCCTTGTTTTGCTGACAAGACTGTCATCTTATAGCATGATTAGGAAGGTATTCCAGCTACCATCCGACAACCTAGTTTGTCAGCTAAATATCATTGCATCACGGAGGGAGCCATCTCACTTCTCATTTTTCAGCCACCAAATGATGGAGCCATATCTTTCTCAGACAGAAGCAGTAGATTTGCTTTTCTATGCTTCTGTTCTTAGTCAAAAGCAGATGATCGACTCTGCCGGTTTCAGCAATGACTACCATCAGAAGCAAAACAACATTTGGAGCGTTCCAGTCCTCTCAGAAGGAAAGTTGTAGAGTCTCAAGACAAGTGGAGTAGAGAACATGACAAGAAACAAGAGATAAGTTTCTGTTGAACTCGAGGAAGTCTTGCATGCACAGGATTCACTGTCTAGAATCTTGAAGACTATCAATTGTGAAGGTATCTGAAAGCTTATTTATACAGAGGAGACCAGAAAGCAAATTGAAGTGGTATTGATTAAAATATTAAGGGCCTTCCACTCAAGTCAAAATCATAAGATGGTGGGTGGTTATACATCACCAGAGAAGCATATTTTAATAGCAATAATTGATTAGTGCCAAGATCTTGAAGGCACTGAGCAAGCCTCTCAAACACGTATCTACCAGCTTGCTAATTTAGGGGCTATCAGAAATCGGTCACCAGATATCCTCAACCTTGCCTGATGCAATTTGCAACATGAGTGGCCTTTAAGAAAGGCAGGATTCCACAAAAGGAAAGGCATAAAGATGACCACCCTTGGTGTATTATTTAATTATCTTCCTCTGCTGCTTAGGTTGTTCTCTTATTGGtataataaaaaatcaatttGTATAAAGGAACATAAAGGATGCTACAAGTTTGGAGACAATAACAGAACTAGTACCATTGTAAGCCATAGGTACTAATACAACAACAACTGCATTCACCATAACTATAAAATTCATGTTCTTATGTTACTACTTTTCTGTCCTAAAGCTTCTTGAATAAGCAGATAGTGTAAAAAAGTCAAAACAGGGTTTTAGATGAAGAAATTCTTGATGAAACTAGCGTTCAACTGTTGTTCTGATCTGCAAAGAGAAGCATGTGAAAAaagattattttgaaaaaaaaaacaagaaggaaGAATTTACATACTAACCTCAAATTGACCACACTGTTTCTATGGATAACTCAGAATGTAGAATGCCGAGCAATCCTTCAAACCAGGACAATTACTAAATCAACTTGGAAATACACTTGAAACATGAAATTTGTGAGATCAGCATTCTCTAATGGTATACATGCATAATAACATGGTAAATGAAATacatgaagaatatatatataatttatatatgtcTTCTATGAGACACAGGTAGGTAGCAGCTAGTTAGTCGAATGTACATGATGTTACAGGCAATATTTCTTGTTATGCATGTGTTACATGTAACGTCTGGAGTTTCTTTGTGGGGCAAACCCTACATTTATGCTAACAAAGTtgggacatctctctctctctctctctctctctctctctctctctctctctctctctctctctctctctctctcctctcttgtAGAGGATGTACACGGTATCCAAATAAAGGCTGAGCGTGAGAACATGGAACATTTGCAAAACACATAACAAGTACGTAAAATAATGAACTTAATCAAGACCTAAGAACCAAGGCAGTTTGCTTTCAAATAATTCATATGTAGTTCttctagggtttagggttttgataATTTGCTATGCCAAACACCTAAAAAAATAATGGGATTTTCAAGTATAATTAACAGTCAACACTGAAGTTTTGGTCTAAAAGTTCTATCCATGTGCCGATACCCCTCCTAGCAGACTAAGTGCAACACTGTATATGAATATATGGAATTTTTTGTCAAAAATAAATATCTAAGCATAAGTTTTACTAATTCAAAAAAGCCTTTAATTAGCTTTTCTATTCATTCAATTCATCAAAAACAGGCCAAAGCATGGATCATGACTTGATGTCTTTAAAGAAGTTCCTTGTAGACCCTATCTTTTGGATAGCCACCTGTTTAGCCAACCTAACCTGCATAATGATGTCTATACTTATGCTTGGCTATGCTTCATACTTTGATGCTTCATTAATTCAAAGCAATGAACTACAGCAACAATAATTAATAATTGAACAATTATATTCATTTTACAAGTATGGAatttaacatgattttttttttcatgatataTAGAATGATTGAGCTTTTGATCATTATCATTTTAGATTGACTAAGTTCATTCTAATTGTCTTTGTTCTTTTCTAAAGAAGCTTTCCTATTTGGATTATAAGATAAGTATACTTATGCTTGGTCATTTTTCCTGGTCATCTCTCAAGTAATAGATCACATTGGTAAATAATGCTGATAGTAGAGTTGTAGAAGcagatattatttttatcattagagAATTAGGCAATAATCTTTGTCCAAAAGAGATTTGAGCAAAACATATATCTCATTTTTTTATGAGCATAAAaagttggacatatttatattaattCGGTCTCAATTTCAATCATTTTGTCTATCGGCAACACGATTATTATTCTCCAATATCTCATTGGTGCTCTTATCGCTAAAGAGTCAGGGATTCAATGCATATGACAGCACCATAATTTATGTTTGTGCGTTTGCAAAAATATGCATGACCCTCAGATAAATCAACTCCTCCAAGAGAGGCACCAGCATATGTGGAGAATCTTATTTGGCATTGCAAATTATCACAATGCTGCTTACTAGAATGCAAGGAATGTTTGTATCTTTTGTTGTAGTTCATACTTCGATCAGTAATTATACATATATTTTTCTGATGGACTTGGTAAGAATAGAAACTATTCCATGCAGGAATACTAGCCATCAAAGAATGTTCATAGTTACTCCATTAACAGTTCATGTTTGGACGGAGAGGAATAGAGTCCTACAATGAATCTTGCACTATATCAACTGAGGGAGAAGACCTGAGGCCCCATATTGGGTTCTTATTTGCATATTTTGATGGATATACGCATGCATGGAATAGTTTTTGTAATGATGAAAAACCATAAGAGTTCTGATTATGAGCAGAAGCATGTGAACTAGGATTAGATGTATAGAACATCTGAGGAGCACATAGAAAACACAACACCaaaggcaaaaaaagaaaaagggattTCTCAGTTCTATCCAACCCTAAAGGCAACATTCCATCTGGGCACATTGAAATTTTGTCAAACCAAAATATCTAAGTCAAGAATCAGTTCTCAAAACAACAATGTTAAACAATTTGTAATGGCATTTTACTAACTTATACAAGTTGTTAAATAGTAAATGGATGTGCTAATATTAAATCTGTGTTTTTGAGCAGATGTAGGTTTACATATGTTTGGTTATGCTTACGACTATGAAGCTTCATTCAAAAGacatgaacaacaacaacaacaatataaTAATTGAACAATTATATTCATATTACTGGTCACGAATTGAACATGATATTTCCCAAGATATATGCATAATaaacagaaaaattatattcATTTCAGTAGTTAGGAATTTAGCAAGATTCTTTTGGTTGGTTTAACTTCACTAAATTCATACTAATTGTCCCTGCACTTGTTTACAAAGAAGTAATGAGCAAATTGGCAAACAACGTTGATAGTATAGGTATAGAAGTAGATATGTCTTATCATTAGAGAACTAGGGAAACTAATAGTTGTCCAATATAGGGTTGAGTGAAGTGCCTATTTGAACCTTTTGACTAGCATATGTAGTTAGACATCAATTGTAATCGATTTCATCTATCGGCGACATGATTATTATTCACCACTATCTCATTGGTGCAGATGACGTAATTCACACAATAAATCTGTAGGCACGCTATGTCGTATGATATGCGTGCATGACCTATACGCACAATAAGATTCCCAATGTTTATCTTGTTACTTTCTCTATTTTTTCTAGCCTTGAAGGTTCCCTTATAAATATCATGTCTTATATCCAGTATCTCAAACTTGGAGGAATTGAGTTCAAGGTAAGTTTGAAGACTAATACTAGTTTTAGCTATTTACTTAATCATATTAGCATATGTATCTGTTGAATATATCAAAGTTCGAAATTAATTGTTACATATAGGATACCTTAGTATTGAAAtggtgaattttttttctttgttgtagCTGATCAACAATGAAGATGTCATTTGTGTTTGTTTTTACATTTGGTTTGGTCATCATCCTCTCCAAAACTGGTGTGGAGAGCAGAAGGCTTGAGGAGAATCCCTTGGGTAGCTCTCTTCGAGGAGTTCAGGTAAAGGAATACGTGCATGCTGATAACAAAGTTATGTTTAGCTCCAGTAGTGCTGGTGGAAGCAACAACGAGGAGGTCAAGAAGGACATCAACAATATTCCCGGAGAGAAGAAGGTAAAAGCTGCTGCAGATGCATCAGTTGGCTATTCCTTTGGTGCCACGAAGGATGCCGAGAACGACAATATGTTTGATGTTAGTACTGCGGCACGCACTGCACGCCCGGACAATTTACCACACCACTGCTTATGGGGTTCTGCTACATGCCCTAAGACTATGCTGCTGCCATGAATTGCTATCTGCTACAGTAGTATATAGGATGTGTAAGATTTGCTCAGTATATGGGGCAAATGCTTTCAAGTACTTGCTGCCATGTATAGCTTAGATCATTATGTCATGGATGGCTGGGGCTTTTCTGTCAATGTACTGAACTACTACTACATAAAATAAAATGTCCATGGCTGGCTTGGCTTGTTATATGTACTGTCCATATAGTACCAATTCCTAAGAGCAAAGATAGCTATGAGGCATTCACTAAAATTTCTAGTTGTTGGTCCTTTACAAAGTGAGTCCGCTCCTTTCCAAATCACTTGCAATTTTTTACGAGAAAGAGCACCTGTCGGTCTTCTGATCTATGATACACAGGTAGGTAGCAGCTAGTTAATTCAGTATACATGATGTTATAGGCATTATTTCTTGTTGTGCACATGCTACATGTAAAATCTAGAGGTTTTTTTGTGGGGCAAACCCTACATTTATGCTAACAATGTTGGGTCatctatatctctctctctctctctctctctctctctccctgtctATATTTACCAAAATAACCTAAGGGATAGACTCATGATGATGGATGTTTGATGGCTATTATGAACCATGAGAGCTATGTATGAGCATAAAGATAAATCATATGCCACGAACATGATATACAAATAAAGGTTGAGCATGAGAACATGGAACATTTGCAAAACACATAACAAGTACATAAAATAATGAACTTAATCAAGGCCTAAGAAACAAGGTAGTTTGCTTTCAAATGATTCCTCCATAGTTCTTCTATGGTTTATGGTTTTGATGTTTTTCTATGCCAAATACCGAAGCAAATATTATGATTGTCCATTAATTAGATTTACAAATCATTTAATTCATCAAAAACAAGTCCAAGTATGGTCCATAATGTATGCTAAAAAACCATTATAAGTTAGTCATGACTTGAAGTCTTTAGAGGGGTTCATTGCAGACTCTTGCACGAGCAATGTGACCTTATCTTTGGACAGCCACAAGTTTAGCCAACCTAATCATTATAATGATGTATATACTTATGCTTGGTTATGCTTACTACTTTGATGCTTCATTAATTCAAAGCAATGAACAACAACAATGTAATAATTGGACAATTATGTTCATTTTATTAGTTAGGAACTTAACGTGATATTTTTTTCATGGTATATAGAACAATGGAGCCTTTGATCATTATCATTTTAGATTGATCAAGTTCATGCTAATTGTCTTTGCTCTTTTCCAATGAAGCTTTGCTATTTGGATTACGAGATAAGTATACTTGTGGTGGGTCATTTTTCTTGGTCATCTCTAAACTAACGGAGCACACTGGCAAATCATGCTGATAGTAAAGTTGTAGAAATAGATATTATTTTATCAGTAGAGAATTAGACAATAATATTTGTCCAAAAGAAATTTGAGAGAAAcatatatcttaatttttttagaaaCATAAAAAGTTAGACATAGTTAAATTAATGTTGTATCAATTGCAATCAATTTTGTCCATCCGTGACATGATTATTATCCTACCCTGTCTCATTGGTGTATTTGACCTATATAATTAGTGTGATAATTATCTTATGCAACCTATGTTTCATAAGACATATGGGCATCATCGAAAGGCACCATTAATTTAACTATGTCTACATAGTTATTATTATGGTGGCCAAAATACTATAACAAGTCAAAAATACTACAATATGCTAAAACATTAtaacagaaaaaaaaaggaataattcatttttttaattaaagatactgtttggaaacaaaaaacaaaagggaTGTTCCAATtgagaaaaatctaaaatataaatatttcttaagaaaatatttatatatagtatatgtatatatatagtcacAGTGATCCTCAATCGTGTGAAGGCAAATTTGAAATGAACCTTGCCTCTATCTTCACCATCATGCTGACATAATTATCATGATAGCACAAAAGTTTAGTTGGCCACTAAATAAGTCGATTGACCTTCGCCCGCAGTAACTATTCACATAGCCGAAGAATAAATGATTATGTCTGAGCTACAACCTACTCGGTGTTGCAGATAGAAAATGAAGTTCCTACAAGGCTTCTTTTTTCCTATTAATTCGTATTACATGTCTTTGATCTCCCTATCTATCTTAGTACTCATGTAGAAGTTGCAAGCCGTTGTCTTCCATTTACTTTGTGTTGCGGATAGCTATAGCTAGCAGCCTTTAGTGACAGTAAACTTTGGTCGACAAAAAGCAAAACCTTGTGTCTGGAGTTTATGAGAGCCAAAAAAGCATGATTCAAACGGTGACTATATTGTTCTATCTTTCTTATCATGATATAGCAACAAAAATGCACATTTTGTGGCAGACTTGAGTTTTTGATGTCGAATAGTCTCCGAAGCAAGTGGTGTTGGTGAGTGGCCTTCTAAGACCGTGCTTTAGGTCTCATGTAAATTTAGGCCTCTTTGACTGAGTCATCTCAATTTACTGGTAGGAGCTGATTGGGAGTACAGCTACGATCCATGGGGAGACCTTCATGAAGAATGGGAGACGTGCAAAACTGGAGAACAACAATCACCCATTTCGATTAAACCAAGCAATACCATCGTCAGCACATCATTGGGGAGCTTGAGAACAAATTACGGCACCAGACCTGCTTTGTTGCAGAACAAGGGGCATGAGATCCTGGTAATCGAGAAACAGAGTCCGGAATGTTGGGTTGGTGACTCATATtcagtgggctttatcagcccacagcccacaccccctcttaacctaactctaattaagattagggggtgtggtggctgcgtttgagaggcagattaaagctataaaaaggcagcaacgaggtagatctttggagccacgagattccaaagagaaggagaacaaggcaaaaaaggaagagaaagaaagggaagaagacaaggacaacacagagagactgttcacaatcatctagcagtgttctcatctcaggttagatcaaatctacagtaggctcttgctgtgattacttgggaggttttagatattgtgggcagtgacgtgatccttgtatcccagttattctcttgtggttgttgttagggttttgagcaagagattgagatttatatattcattattctcatagtggattatctctagtttgccccgtggtttttacccttcacattgaaggggttttccacgtatatcttggtgttctgtttgattgtgtttccattttattccgctgcgtattttggtcttctagtatttgttcctatacaaaggttattcctgtttatatccccaccaactggtattagagcagggttttggtgatttaatttttgtatttgaacatggaggccagtaatgtttttcgcatgattagtttgaatggaaacaattggatgatatggaaaccaagaatggaagatctcttgtattgcaaagatttgtatggacctttgcagggggatagtgcaaaacctacaactatgacagatgatgagtggaagaggttagatcgaaaaacaattgggtttattagatagtggcttgatgatagtgtctttcaccatgtttctactgaaatttctgcatattctctttggaaaaaattagaaagtctctatgaaagaaaaacagcatgcaacaaagcttttttgatcagaaaacttgtaaacctaaaatatagagagggtgcttctattgctgagcatttgaatgaaatacagagtattactaaccagttatcctctatgaaaatgtctcttgatgatgagttgcaggcattgttacttctcaattcattaccagaaagttgggagacactggtggtttcccttagtaattctgcgccaaatggtattgtcactatgagtcaagtaacaagcagtttgttaaatgaggagttgagaagaaagagttcggcaacatctcagaatgattcacaagcacttatctcagagaacaaaggaaggttaaagtccagaagcagttcacgtatgggtaggagcaagtcaagatcaagaaaagatattgtttgctataactgtggtgagaaaggacattacaagaaccaatgtaagcaacctaagaagaacaagaaaaagggaaaagaagtagagtctacagagtcaaaggataatactacatctatagtgcagggtggtgattatttgattttgtctccttctgatgatattttttcttgtgtatgtcaggatcttgagtgggtgattgacacaggtgcatcttatcatgctacacctcggagagagttttttgctacatacaggtctggaaactttggtgttgtcaagatgggcaactatagcatagcagacatcattggcatgggtgatatccatttaaagaccaaccttggctgcaagttggtacttaaggatgtgaggcatgtggttgacttgaggctgaatttaatttcagttggaagactagatgacgaagagtatgaaagcagatttcacagagggcaatggaagctcagtaagggttctcttgttatagctagtggaaagaaatgtcatactttgtacaggttgcaggctaaagcttatggtgaacagttaaatgctacagagaaagacttcagtatggagttgtggcataggcgattgggacacatgagcgagaaggggctacaagctctttccaagagagaggtattaccagatctcagaggtatacatctgaacccttgtattgattgtttggctggtaaacaacatagagtttcatttgctagtgttgctttgtctagaaaaatgcatgccttagaccgtatttatacagatgtatgtggtcctttgaggacaaaaactcctggtggatctgttgatgttcttggtataagtggtgcactttattttatcacttttatagatgatttttctaggaaagtttgggcttatgctttgaagaccaaagatcaagttattaatgtcttcaaagagtttcatgtcagggttgaaagggagacagaaatgaaattgaaatgcataagatcagataatggtggtgagtatacgggattatttaatgactattgcaggtcacatgggatccaacatgagatgacagttcctggtacacctcagcataatgcaattgcagagaggatgaaccgcaccatcatgaaaaagatcagatgtatgctttcacaggccgagctacccaaaaggttttaggatgaggctttgaggactgcagttgatgtgatcaacttatcaccatgtacagccctagatggtgatgttgcagagcatgtatggtcagagaaagatgtttcctacaggcatttgagagtatttggttgtcgtgcatttgcacatgttccaaataatgagaggtccaagctggatggtaagtctaaagaatgtatttttcttggttactcacatgatcagtttggttacaggctttgggatccaaaaaagcagaaggtgttcaggagcagagatgtggtcttctttgaggatcaaacctttgaggatttgaagaagaaggcaccagccaagacttctgtagaaggattagcagattgtgacccagttattcctccagtatatcagggtgatgggggagatgtgcaggaaaatagtgtagagcctaatgttgatttacctgcaggacatattgagcaagaagaaAGACAGgatatatgccgacagttggtcgacatgacttcacattgaggagtcatgagacagcctcccttatgggctgaagggggaggttgttgggctgatagcccatattcagcccatgtgggctttatcagcccacagcccacaccccacaccccctcttaacctaaccctaattaagattaggggggtgtggtggctgcgtttgagagacagattaaagctataaaaaggcagcaacgaggcagatctttggagccacgagattccaaagagaagaaggagaacaaggtagaaaaggaagagaaagaaagggaagaagacaaggacaacgcagagagactgttcacaatcatctagcagtgttctcatctcaggttagatcaaatctacagtaggctcttgctgtgattacttgggaggttttagatattgtgggtagtgacgtgatccttgtatcccagttattctcttgtggttgttgttagagttttgggcaagagattgagatttgtatattcattattctcatagtggattatctctagtttaccccgtggtttttacccttcacattgaaggggttttccacatatatcttggtgttctgtttgattgtgtttccattttattccgctgcgtattttgatcttctagtatttgttcctatacaaagattattcctgtttatatccccatcacggAATGCCCTCATGTCTTGGCTTTAACAGTACTGAATCCTACGTTCTCTGTGATGTTGCATGCGTGTCAGGTGAATTGGAGGTGGTCGCCAGGAGATCTTGTGATCGGCGAGAAGACATTCCATCTCCGGCAGCCACTGGCACTCACCGTCCGAGCATGAACTCTATGGCAAAAGGTTCGAACTACAAAGTTTATTGCTACTTGTAGATCCAGCGATCGGCAAGCTCAACTCCTAGTTTTGTCGACAGGTATCCCTTGGAGTTGCACATGGTGCACACTACTCCGGAGGGAGAAATAGCAGTCATTGGCATGTTGTACGAGTTTGGTCAGTTTGCCGATCCCCTCTTGAACCAGGTTCGCATTCCCCTCCAATAATTGCTTGACATGCAGGTGGAAGGATTATTATGTCTCTCTCGTCAGCTGCTGGACTAACTCTTTCCCCTCTTTCTCCTTTCGGTCTCTTTTGGCACAGTTATCGGAGGGCCTAAGAGCTCTCCAGACACAGGACAATGTGTATGTGGGGACTATCCGCCCACCTCTTATAGGTGAGAGAGAACCATACTTCAGGTACAGTGGCTCTTTGACAACCCCACCTTGCGGTGAGCCTGTGACATGGACGGTGATGAAAGAGGTACGCGTGTGCCTACCGCCACTCCTTTACCATCTCCTCATGGAAGTCGAATGATCATTCT comes from the Musa acuminata AAA Group cultivar baxijiao chromosome BXJ2-8, Cavendish_Baxijiao_AAA, whole genome shotgun sequence genome and includes:
- the LOC135618263 gene encoding alpha carbonic anhydrase 4-like translates to MVHTTPEGEIAVIGMLYEFGQFADPLLNQLSEGLRALQTQDNVYVGTIRPPLIGEREPYFRYSGSLTTPPCGEPVTWTVMKEVKSVTESQLASLRIPVHDKDNARPVQPIKGRNVYKYEPPHEDHASS